A single window of Populus nigra chromosome 17, ddPopNigr1.1, whole genome shotgun sequence DNA harbors:
- the LOC133677041 gene encoding uncharacterized protein LOC133677041: MPHRTRPMTALLVFSGINVVLVSTITPVYDFVCFLPYWERRRERRRQERQAALTKDSK, from the exons ATGCCACATAGAACACGGCCGATGACTGCACTCTTGGTGTTCTCTGGAATCAATGTGGTCTTGGTATCAACCATTACTCCAGTCTATGATTTTGTTTGCTTCCTTCCTTACTGGGAAAGAAGG AGAGAACGCCGCCGTCAGGAACGTCAAGCTGCCTTAACAAAGGATTCCAAATGA
- the LOC133677373 gene encoding transcription factor TGA2.3-like yields the protein MGSRTHNNNKAVTEMPSFVPQISTSNPIGTEGNNIRSSRVSDFSTIEQSLGFRIEDAVDLSRNPLFHQLKSSGQAIGTDVQFGTLNKPLASSDINLSAAVVGSQSLPLQKEVQVNPVSIPGNHPENWGETSMAEASPRTDTSTDDTDDKNQRFERGQSTAIVASDSSDKSKEKAGDQKTLRRLAQNREAARKSRLRKKAYVQQLESSRLKLTQLEQELQRARQQGIFISSSGDQTHSMSGNGALAFDAEYSRWLEEQNRHISELRAAVNSHAGDTELRTIVDNVVAHFNEVYRLKGTAAKADVFHILSGMWKTPAERCFMWIGGFRSSELLKLLVNQLEPLTEQQLMGIYNLQQSSQQAEDALSQGMEALQQSLAETLANGNPGSSGSSGNVANYMGQMAMAMGKLGTLEGFLRQADNLRQQTLEQMHRILTTRQSARALLAINDYFSRLRALSSLWLARPQE from the exons ATGGGGAGTAGaacacataataataataaagctgTGACCGAGATGCCAAGCTTTGTTCCTCAGATATCAACTTCTAATCCCAT TGGTACAGAAGGAAATAATATTCGTTCTTCCAGAGTTTCAGACTTTTCAACAATTGAGCAATCTCTTGGGTTTCGCATAGAAGATGCCGTTGATCTTAGCAGAA ATCCtctttttcatcaattaaaatCTAGCGGCCAGGCAATAGGCACTGATGTTCAGTTTGGCACTTTGAATAAG ccCCTTGCATCTTCAGATATAAATCTCTCAGCTGCTGTTGTGGGGTCCCAGTCATTACCACTACAAAAAGAAGTGCAAGTAAATCCAGTTTCTATACCTGGTAACCATCCTGAGAATTGGGGAGAAACCAGTATGGCAGAAGCCAGTCCTAGAACCGATACCTCGACAGATGATACAGATGACAAAAATCAAAGG TTTGAAAGAGGACAATCAACTGCAATAGTAGCATCTGATTCCAGTGACAAGTCAAAGGAAAAGGCAGGGGATCAGAAG ACATTAAGAAGGCTTGCTCAAAATCGTGAAGCTGCTAGAAAAAGCCGACTAAGGAAAAAA GCATATGTGCAACAATTGGAGAGCAGCCGGCTTAAGCTGACCCAACTGGAGCAAGAGCTCCAGAGAGCCCGGCAACAG GGAATTTTCATTTCAAGTTCAGGAGACCAAACCCATTCAATGAGTGGAAATG GTGCCTTGGCATTTGATGCAGAATACTCACGGTGGCTAGAAGAACAGAACAGGCACATAAGTGAGCTGAGGGCTGCGGTCAATTCACATGCAGGAGATACTGAACTTCGTACTATTGTTGACAATGTCGTTGCACACTTCAATGAAGTTTACAGGCTGAAAGGCACTGCTGCAAAAGCTGATGTTTTCCACATCTTATCAGGAATGTGGAAAACACCAGCAGAGCGTTGTTTCATGTGGATAGGTGGCTTTCGCTCATCTGAACTCCTCAAG CTTCTTGTGAATCAATTGGAGCCTCTGACAGAGCAACAGCTGATGGGCATTTACAACTTGCAGCAATCTTCCCAACAGGCTGAAGATGCTCTGTCACAAGGGATGGAAGCACTGCAGCAATCTCTGGCGGAAACATTGGCTAATGGCAACCCTGGCTCATCAGGTTCATCTGGGAATGTGGCAAACTATATGGGTCAAATGGCCATGGCCATGGGAAAGCTAGGAACTCTAGAGGGGTTCCTTCGtcag GCTGATAATCTGAGGCAGCAAACACTAGAACAAATGCACCGTATACTGACAACTCGGCAATCAGCCCGTGCACTTCTGGCAATAAACGATTATTTCTCTAGGCTACGAGCCCTTAGTTCTCTCTGGTTGGCCCGGCCACAAGAATAA